The Mycobacterium paragordonae genome includes a region encoding these proteins:
- the selA gene encoding L-seryl-tRNA(Sec) selenium transferase, with product MTQVDPRRLIPRTDQLLARPAVLLQRKRLGDKAVRATIRETQQRARHGDLAPDRVPEALETALAAQAATSLHPVLNATGVVVHTNLGRAPLAAAAVEALIAASGYVDVELDLTTGTRSKRGVAVRQALLDACPAAGDALVVNNGAAALVLATTALAAGSEVIISRGELIEIGAGFRLPDLIASTGARLREVGTTNRTHLKDYEAALGPDTGCVLKVHQSNFRVEGFTAAATLTELAPLTTGSNIPLIADLGSGLLQPDPALPDEPGAATALGEGADLVIASGDKLLGGPQAGIILGRAELITTLARHPLARAVRADKLTLAALEATVCSGSSPVTVALHADRDRLRIRAERLAESVGATVVAHDGRVGGGGAPGVPLPGWAVRLPESVAATLRAGRPAVLPRVHDGACLLDLRCIPEDDDDRLLDAVRAALDGQS from the coding sequence GTGACGCAGGTCGACCCGCGACGGCTGATTCCCCGCACGGATCAGTTGCTGGCCCGCCCGGCTGTGCTGCTCCAGCGAAAAAGGCTGGGCGACAAGGCTGTTCGCGCAACGATTCGTGAGACCCAGCAACGGGCCCGGCACGGTGACCTGGCGCCGGACCGGGTGCCGGAAGCGCTCGAGACGGCCTTGGCCGCCCAGGCCGCCACCTCGTTGCACCCGGTGCTGAACGCCACCGGCGTCGTCGTGCACACCAATCTCGGCCGCGCTCCGCTGGCCGCGGCCGCGGTCGAAGCGCTGATCGCGGCCAGCGGCTACGTCGACGTCGAACTCGACCTCACCACCGGCACCCGCTCCAAGCGCGGCGTCGCGGTCCGGCAAGCGCTGCTCGACGCGTGCCCGGCGGCCGGGGACGCCCTCGTCGTCAACAACGGCGCCGCCGCGCTGGTACTGGCGACCACCGCCCTGGCGGCCGGCAGCGAAGTCATCATCAGCCGCGGCGAGCTGATCGAGATCGGCGCCGGTTTTCGGCTGCCCGACCTGATCGCGTCGACGGGCGCTCGACTGCGCGAAGTCGGCACCACGAACCGCACCCATCTGAAGGACTACGAGGCGGCGCTCGGCCCGGATACCGGCTGCGTGCTCAAGGTGCACCAGAGCAACTTCCGGGTGGAAGGCTTCACCGCAGCCGCAACCCTCACTGAACTCGCGCCCCTGACCACGGGCAGCAACATCCCGCTGATCGCCGACCTGGGCAGTGGCCTGCTCCAGCCGGACCCGGCGCTGCCCGACGAACCCGGCGCCGCCACCGCGCTGGGCGAGGGCGCCGACCTCGTCATCGCGAGTGGCGACAAACTGCTCGGGGGACCGCAGGCCGGCATCATCCTGGGCCGCGCCGAACTGATCACCACACTGGCGCGGCATCCACTGGCCCGGGCGGTCCGTGCCGACAAGCTGACCCTGGCCGCGCTCGAGGCGACGGTCTGCTCGGGCAGCTCACCGGTGACCGTGGCGCTGCATGCAGACCGCGACCGGTTGCGTATCCGGGCAGAACGCCTGGCCGAGTCGGTCGGCGCTACGGTCGTCGCCCACGACGGCCGCGTCGGCGGCGGAGGTGCGCCCGGCGTGCCGCTCCCCGGGTGGGCGGTCCGCCTGCCGGAGTCGGTGGCCGCCACGCTGCGGGCCGGCCGGCCCGCGGTGCTGCCCCGCGTGCACGACGGCGCCTGCCTGCTGGATCTGCGCTGCATTCCCGAGGACGACGACGACCGCCTGCTGGACGCGGTGCGCGCGGCCCTGGATGGACAGTCCTGA
- the selB gene encoding selenocysteine-specific translation elongation factor, which translates to MATAGHVDHGKSTLIHALTGMEPDRWEEERRRGLTIDLGFAWTTLTSGRKVAFVDVPGHQRFLGNTLAGLGPAPVVCFVVAADEGWQAQSDDHRDAVAALGIQHGLIVITRADRAPERGAEVLTQARAELAATGLRGAPGVIVSAVEGSGLAEFRAALDRVLAQVPAPEADARVRLWVDRSFTITGAGTVVTGTLPAGTLAVGDRLELLGASRTRPATVRGLQSCGQPYPSLGPVSRVALNLRGVPREDIRRGDALLTPDAWPDTRLLDVRRTSGDPWSAAPTHLVAHVGTAAVPVRLRPFDDDHGRLTLDRRLPLVFGDRLVLRDPGSVRILGGAEVLDAEPPALRRRGDSGRRAAVLALSEPGGDVEAEVARRGAVRETHLRRLGLLPHTVPAQVLVVDGWWVHGPTHETWQRRLRAAVDDLAARDPLADGLSRGAARDLLALPDEALLDDVARAAGLEQQGGVIRLPGARHRLGPAEAAIRELETKLGAEPFGAPEAYELQALKLGTRELAAAERAGRVLRLRDGVVLLPNAPALAMRTLATLEQPFTTSQARQALNTTRRVAIPLLEYLDTRGWTRRLDAGHREVAR; encoded by the coding sequence GTGGCCACCGCAGGCCACGTCGACCACGGCAAGAGCACGCTCATCCACGCGCTCACCGGCATGGAGCCCGACCGCTGGGAGGAGGAGCGGCGTCGCGGTCTGACCATCGACCTCGGCTTCGCCTGGACCACCCTGACGTCCGGCCGCAAGGTCGCCTTCGTCGATGTGCCGGGCCACCAACGCTTTCTGGGCAACACGCTGGCCGGCCTCGGGCCCGCACCGGTGGTGTGCTTCGTGGTGGCCGCCGACGAGGGCTGGCAGGCACAGTCCGACGACCATCGCGACGCCGTTGCGGCACTGGGCATTCAACACGGCCTCATCGTGATCACCCGCGCCGACCGGGCCCCGGAGCGCGGCGCCGAGGTGCTCACCCAGGCCCGCGCCGAGTTGGCCGCAACCGGCCTGCGCGGCGCACCGGGCGTCATCGTGTCGGCCGTCGAGGGCAGCGGGCTCGCTGAATTCCGGGCTGCCCTGGACCGCGTGCTGGCGCAGGTGCCGGCGCCCGAAGCGGATGCCCGGGTGCGGCTGTGGGTCGACCGTTCCTTCACCATCACCGGCGCCGGCACGGTGGTGACCGGCACGTTGCCCGCCGGGACGCTGGCCGTCGGCGATCGGCTGGAGCTGCTCGGTGCGTCGCGCACCCGGCCGGCGACCGTTCGCGGACTGCAGAGCTGCGGTCAGCCGTACCCCTCGCTCGGACCGGTCTCGCGGGTGGCGCTGAACCTGCGCGGCGTCCCACGCGAAGACATAAGACGCGGCGACGCCCTGCTCACCCCGGACGCGTGGCCGGACACCCGGCTCCTGGACGTGCGTCGCACCTCCGGTGACCCGTGGAGTGCAGCCCCGACGCATCTCGTCGCTCATGTCGGCACGGCGGCCGTGCCGGTGCGGTTGCGACCCTTCGATGACGACCACGGCCGGCTCACTCTCGACCGGAGGCTGCCGTTGGTGTTCGGCGACCGGCTGGTGCTGCGCGACCCGGGAAGCGTGCGGATCCTCGGCGGCGCCGAGGTGCTCGATGCCGAACCTCCCGCGCTGCGCCGGCGCGGCGACAGCGGCCGCCGCGCAGCGGTATTGGCGCTGTCGGAGCCCGGCGGTGACGTCGAGGCCGAGGTCGCGCGCCGGGGAGCTGTGCGGGAAACTCACCTGCGCCGGCTCGGGTTGCTGCCGCACACCGTGCCCGCACAGGTCCTCGTCGTCGACGGCTGGTGGGTGCACGGCCCGACGCACGAGACCTGGCAGCGGCGGCTGCGGGCCGCGGTCGACGACTTGGCCGCACGAGATCCATTGGCTGACGGTCTGTCTCGGGGTGCGGCCCGCGATCTGCTGGCGCTGCCCGACGAAGCGCTGCTCGACGACGTCGCTCGTGCAGCCGGGCTCGAGCAGCAGGGCGGCGTGATCCGGCTACCTGGTGCGCGGCACCGGCTCGGCCCGGCCGAAGCGGCGATACGCGAGTTGGAGACCAAGTTGGGGGCGGAGCCGTTCGGAGCGCCGGAAGCCTACGAACTGCAGGCGCTGAAACTGGGCACCCGCGAACTGGCCGCCGCCGAGCGCGCCGGGCGGGTGTTGCGGTTGCGCGACGGCGTGGTGTTGTTGCCGAACGCGCCCGCGCTGGCCATGCGCACCCTGGCCACGCTTGAGCAGCCCTTCACCACAAGCCAAGCGCGCCAAGCGCTTAACACCACGCGGCGGGTTGCAATTCCACTACTCGAATACCTCGATACCCGCGGCTGGACCCGTCGACTCGATGCGGGTCACCGCGAAGTCGCGCGCTGA
- a CDS encoding adenylate/guanylate cyclase domain-containing protein, protein MALEAQSAAAVPVTSRRRRLPPRNVTYPKSVTRQKRVLVRSTRIGAVVSAFYTLLALFVGHDGMPIVVLSAVSTVVYLAIPLLYRYGVLLAPMVFIVAAYVLITVLCLRIGTGTGIQFYYLVGATIALLVLGIDHIVLASLMAGVGAVLTVVLQLTVPEKTGVQPDWAYTFGYVVSVATSWIMVMAIVWSALREITRAERVIEAEYHRSESLLANILPTKIAERLKDPSRPVIADKYEDASVLFADIAGFTSRASDTAPTDLVRFLDQLYTQLDALVDRHGLEKIKTSGDSYMVVSGVPDPRPDHLEALAQLALDMAQAVAGLKDPRGRAVPLRIGVAVGPVVAGVVGARKFFYDVWGDAVNVAARMETTDVEGRIQVPQDVYDRLKDRFVFEERGDIDVKGKGVMHTWYLVGRAPRRG, encoded by the coding sequence ATGGCGCTCGAAGCGCAGTCAGCGGCGGCGGTGCCGGTCACGAGTCGACGCCGCCGCCTCCCACCACGCAATGTGACGTATCCCAAAAGCGTTACCCGCCAAAAGCGGGTGCTGGTCAGGTCCACCCGGATCGGCGCCGTCGTCAGCGCCTTCTACACCTTGCTCGCCCTCTTCGTCGGGCATGACGGCATGCCCATCGTCGTGCTCAGCGCCGTCAGCACCGTCGTCTACTTGGCGATCCCGTTGCTGTACCGCTACGGGGTTCTGCTCGCCCCAATGGTTTTCATCGTCGCGGCGTACGTGTTGATCACCGTCCTGTGTCTGCGCATCGGTACCGGAACCGGGATCCAGTTCTATTACCTGGTGGGTGCAACGATCGCCCTGCTGGTCCTCGGCATCGACCACATCGTGCTGGCGTCGTTGATGGCCGGGGTGGGTGCGGTTCTGACGGTGGTGCTGCAGCTGACGGTGCCCGAAAAGACGGGCGTGCAACCAGATTGGGCCTACACCTTCGGCTACGTCGTCTCGGTGGCCACCTCCTGGATCATGGTGATGGCGATCGTATGGTCGGCGCTGCGCGAAATCACCCGCGCCGAGCGGGTGATCGAAGCCGAATACCACCGGTCCGAGTCATTGCTCGCCAACATACTTCCCACGAAAATCGCTGAGCGGTTGAAGGATCCGTCCCGGCCCGTCATCGCCGACAAGTACGAAGACGCCTCCGTGCTGTTCGCCGACATCGCGGGTTTCACGAGTCGGGCGAGCGACACCGCACCCACCGACCTGGTCCGGTTCCTTGATCAGCTCTACACCCAACTGGATGCCCTGGTCGACCGCCACGGCTTGGAGAAGATCAAGACCAGTGGTGATTCGTACATGGTCGTCAGCGGGGTGCCGGATCCGCGTCCGGACCACCTGGAGGCGCTGGCTCAGCTCGCGTTGGACATGGCACAGGCGGTCGCCGGTCTGAAAGATCCACGGGGCCGGGCGGTTCCGCTGCGGATCGGTGTGGCAGTCGGTCCCGTGGTCGCCGGAGTCGTCGGTGCGCGCAAATTCTTCTACGACGTGTGGGGCGATGCCGTCAATGTCGCGGCGCGGATGGAGACCACCGACGTCGAGGGCCGTATTCAGGTGCCCCAGGACGTGTACGACCGGCTCAAGGACCGATTCGTGTTCGAGGAGCGCGGTGACATCGACGTCAAAGGCAAGGGCGTGATGCACACCTGGTATCTCGTCGGCCGAGCTCCGCGGCGGGGTTAA
- a CDS encoding phosphotransferase family protein, protein MTVTGLDPDAVARWLTELGVEFESPLQFQRIGLGQSNLTYRVSDAAGRAWVLRRPPLGHLLASAHDVLREARIIAALAETPVPVPQILSTTTDSEFCEVPLVLMEFVDGLVVDTMGVAEALTPRQRHQIAVDLPRTLAKIHAVDLDEVGLADLASHKPYAHRQLKRWAGQWELSKTRELPELDDLTRRLAAAVPEQREVSLVHGDFHLRNLITSPETGEIVATLDWELSTLGDPLADMGSLLTYWAEPGEALSGDYAPSTLEGFPDRAEMTRLYLDETGRDAAALQYWHALGLWKLAIIAEGVMRRAMDEPQNKASAGTPVVAWIDARVQMAREIADAAGI, encoded by the coding sequence GTGACGGTGACCGGCCTGGACCCGGACGCGGTGGCGCGCTGGCTCACCGAACTCGGCGTCGAGTTCGAGTCACCGTTGCAGTTCCAGCGGATCGGGCTCGGTCAGTCGAATCTGACGTACCGGGTCAGCGACGCGGCGGGTCGCGCCTGGGTGTTGCGCCGCCCGCCACTGGGTCATCTACTGGCCTCGGCGCACGACGTGCTGCGGGAAGCCCGCATCATCGCCGCCTTGGCGGAAACCCCGGTGCCGGTACCTCAAATCCTCTCCACGACAACGGATTCTGAGTTCTGCGAGGTGCCGCTGGTGTTGATGGAGTTCGTCGACGGCCTGGTGGTCGACACCATGGGGGTCGCCGAAGCGCTGACACCGCGGCAACGCCATCAGATCGCCGTCGACCTGCCGCGCACCCTGGCCAAGATTCACGCGGTCGACCTCGATGAGGTGGGCCTGGCGGACCTGGCCAGCCACAAGCCGTACGCGCATCGTCAGCTCAAACGCTGGGCGGGACAGTGGGAGCTCTCGAAGACCCGTGAATTGCCCGAGCTGGACGACCTCACCCGCCGGTTGGCTGCCGCCGTGCCCGAGCAGCGCGAAGTCAGCCTGGTGCACGGTGATTTTCACCTGCGCAACCTGATCACGTCACCGGAGACCGGCGAGATAGTGGCAACGCTGGACTGGGAACTGTCCACGCTGGGCGATCCGCTGGCCGACATGGGCAGTCTGCTCACCTACTGGGCCGAGCCGGGTGAGGCGCTCAGCGGTGACTACGCGCCGTCGACATTGGAAGGCTTTCCGGACCGGGCGGAAATGACCCGGCTGTACCTGGACGAGACGGGTCGCGACGCCGCCGCGCTGCAGTACTGGCATGCACTGGGACTGTGGAAGCTGGCCATCATCGCCGAAGGCGTGATGCGGCGGGCGATGGACGAACCACAGAACAAGGCCTCAGCCGGAACTCCCGTCGTCGCCTGGATCGATGCACGGGTGCAGATGGCACGCGAAATCGCGGACGCGGCCGGGATTTAA
- a CDS encoding acyl-CoA dehydrogenase family protein has translation MALFDISERAQQYQSDLLEFMDSHVYPSEDVYDEQMREAGDPHFHPPILEDLKTEARKRGLWNLFHPHPEWGPGLTNLEYAPLAEIMGHSHLASEACNCSAPDTGNMEVLTLFGTDEHKERYLKPLLDGKIRSAFAMTEPAVASSDATNVEMSMVRDGDDYVLNGRKWFASNGMHRNCKVLIVMGKTDPDAAPHRQQSMMVVPIDAAGITVRRNLSVFGYQDREGHAEIDFEDVRVPSKDVLKGEGEGFAISQARLGPGRIHHCMRAIGMAERALELLCRRAESRVTFGKPISANANIRDWIAESRIDIEMIRLLTMKAAYLMDTVGNKAARTEIAAIKVAAPNIALKIVDRAIQVHGGGGVTDDFPLAMAWAHLRTLRLADGPDEVHKRAIASQELRKYREATPK, from the coding sequence ATGGCCCTGTTTGATATCTCCGAGCGCGCCCAGCAGTACCAGTCGGACCTGCTCGAATTCATGGATTCGCACGTCTACCCGTCCGAGGACGTCTATGACGAACAGATGCGGGAAGCGGGCGACCCGCACTTCCACCCGCCGATCCTCGAAGATCTCAAGACCGAGGCGCGAAAGCGTGGCCTGTGGAACCTGTTTCACCCGCATCCCGAGTGGGGGCCGGGATTGACCAATCTCGAGTACGCACCACTGGCCGAGATCATGGGCCACAGCCACCTCGCCTCGGAAGCGTGCAACTGCAGCGCCCCGGACACCGGCAACATGGAGGTGCTGACCCTGTTCGGCACCGACGAGCACAAGGAGCGTTACCTCAAGCCCCTGCTGGACGGCAAGATCCGCTCGGCGTTCGCGATGACCGAGCCGGCGGTCGCCAGCTCGGATGCCACCAACGTGGAGATGTCGATGGTCCGCGACGGTGACGACTATGTCCTGAACGGACGAAAATGGTTTGCCTCCAACGGAATGCACCGTAATTGCAAGGTGCTGATCGTGATGGGCAAGACCGATCCGGACGCGGCGCCGCACCGGCAGCAGTCGATGATGGTGGTGCCGATCGACGCTGCGGGCATCACGGTCCGGCGCAATCTGTCGGTCTTCGGCTACCAGGACCGCGAGGGCCACGCGGAGATCGACTTCGAGGACGTGCGGGTGCCGTCGAAGGACGTGCTCAAGGGCGAGGGAGAGGGCTTCGCAATCAGCCAGGCCCGGTTGGGCCCGGGCCGCATCCACCACTGCATGCGCGCCATCGGGATGGCCGAGCGGGCGCTGGAGTTGTTGTGCCGGCGAGCGGAGTCGCGGGTCACCTTCGGCAAACCCATCAGTGCCAACGCCAACATCCGTGACTGGATCGCCGAGTCCCGCATCGACATCGAGATGATCCGGCTCCTCACCATGAAGGCCGCATACCTGATGGACACGGTGGGCAATAAGGCGGCCCGCACGGAGATCGCGGCCATCAAGGTGGCGGCACCGAACATCGCGCTCAAGATCGTCGACCGGGCCATCCAGGTGCACGGCGGCGGCGGCGTCACCGACGACTTCCCGCTGGCCATGGCGTGGGCGCATCTGCGCACGCTGCGACTGGCCGACGGCCCCGACGAAGTACACAAGCGGGCCATCGCCAGTCAGGAACTGCGCAAGTACCGGGAAGCCACTCCGAAGTGA